Within Flagellimonas maritima, the genomic segment TTACCGCATCAGCACCGTCCATAACCGAGTTTGCAACATCGTTCACTTCTGCTCTGGTAGGAGTAAGACTCGTAATCATAGTCTCCATCATTTGGGTAGCAATGATTACGGGAATCCTAGCTTTCTTGGCACGAAGCACCAGCTTTTTCTGAATAAGCGGCACCTCATGTGCAGGAACTTCCACTCCCAAATCTCCCCTGGCGACCATAAGGCCATCACAATAGGCTACAATTTTATCTATATTATCTACGGCTTCTGGCTTTTCAATTTTTGCAATAATGGGAATCTTATGCTCAGAATGTTTATTAATAAGGTTCTGTAAATCTAGAAGGTCTTGACTATGGCGTACAAAGGAAAGTGCCATCCAATCCACATCTAAACTGATAGCGAATATGGCATCCTTTATATCTTTTTCTGTTAGGGCGGGTAATGAAATTGCAGTGTTGGGAAGGTTTACCCCTTTTTTTGATTTTAATGGTCCTCCTTGAACAACAACTGCTTTGACTTCATCCTTGCCATTGGTGGACTTCACTTCAAATATCAACTTTCCGTCATCCAGTAATATACGCTCCCCAGCTTTAACATCTTGCGGGAAGCTCTGGTAATTCATATAAACCCTTTTGGCACTGCCTTCAAAAGGTTCTCCAGTAACAAAAGTAATTTCATCGCCCGGGGCCACAACTGCTTCTCCGCCCATAACGCCCACCCTGAGTTTTGGCCCTTGTAAATCTGCAAGAATAGATGTGTTTATTCCCAACTCTTCGTTTAGGTCTCGTATCATTTGAATACGCTCGGAAACATCGTCATATGAGGCATGGGAAAAATTTATCCTGAAAACATCAACACCGGCTTTCATCATTTTTTTGAGAACCTCTTTCTTACTGGTCGCTGGGCCAAGGGTTGCTACAATTTTAGTTTTCTTTCTAGTTGGCATGGTTAAAAGATTAAGTTTCTTTTTGATTTTAAGTCTTGTGCCGCCATAGGATAGGCTGTTACTACTTTGGGAATTTTATTGATTGATTTGACATCTTCTACCAAAGATTTCTTTTCTCCATCAATTTTCAAAAAATAATCAACCTCTTTCTTTTCTTTAATCAAATAATTTTTCCTAAAAGAAGTGTCGTTACCAAAAAGACCTATGGATGAGACCGCCACTTCAACAGCACAATTGTTGGATATTAAGGTCCAATACCTATCATTGATTTTGTCTTCCCAATCAAAAACAGAAAACGAAAGATCTTGGGCGAATTGTAAATCCTTTTCAACCCTCTTTAGATGTAAACAGCAATTAAAGTTTATGGCGTATGCCAAAGCGAAATCTTCCAGTCCACTATGTATGGCGATGAGCTGAAAATTGTCATCGTAAAAATCCGCTGATATTCTATGCGTTGTTGACATGGCGTTGACACGAAACGTAAATATAGTCTTAATAGGTGTGCCAGCCTAGTTGAAAACAGTACAAAGCGTTACGAAAACGTTAGAGTTTACATTTATTTAAAGTTATTGATTTTCAATTTTGCTCTGAAGTGCAAAATATGCCCTTTTGGAAGCTTTCTCTTCTGCTTTCTTTTTAGAGGTAGCCCTGGCCTTGGCCATTGTTCGCCCTCCAATACTGAGCTTGACGGCAAAATGTTTTAATTCATCCTTGCCCGTATCCTCGTAAACATCATAGTTAAATGTTTTTTTCTGCTTCTGGCACCATTCTATTACCAAACTCTTATAGCTTATGACTTTACCCTCAAGCTGCTCAATATCCACATAGGGGTCTATTACCTTTTCGTTAATAAATTTTTCGCAATAACGGTAACCTCTATCCAAATATATCGCCCCCACTAGAGCTTCAAATACGTTTCCATGTATATTTTCCCCAAAATGCGATTTGGGAATTCTACTCTCCACATAGTGTAGAAGTTTCAAGTCTTTCCCCAACTCGTTCAAGTGTTTTCTGCTTACAATTTTTGAGCGCATTTTTGTAAGGTAGCCCTCATCTCCCTCGGGAACTTCCTTGTACAGATGTTTAGATATAATAGTTCCCAACATGGAGTCCCCCAAAAACTCTAAACGCTCGTAGTTCATAGGATTCCCATCTGAGTCTCTTTTATTGACGGAACGGTGTAAAAAAGCTTTTTTATAAATTTTCAGATTTTTTGGCTTAAAACCCAATATTTTTTTCATCCCCAAAAAAAAATCCCCAGCCTTATAAGGAGGGGAATTGAATATTTTTGAGGTTAATTTCATTATTGAAGAACTACCCAATCTTTTTGAAGAGAACACATGCGTTATGCCCGCCAAAACCAAAAGTATTGCTCATGGCAACTTTAACATCCCTTTTTTGTGCCTTGTTTAAGGTAAGATTCAAGGAAGAATCAATATTTTCATCCACAGTACTATGATTTATTGTAGGCGGAACCATATTATTTTCCATGGCCAAAATGGACGCAATAGCTTCAATTGCTCCTGCGGCCCCCAATAAATGCCCTGTCATTGATTTGGTTGAATTGATGTTGATGTTGGGTGCATGCGACCCAAATACTTTGGATATCGCTTTTAGCTCGGCAACATCACCGAGGGGTGTAGATGTTCCATGCGTATTTATGGTGTCCACTTCTTCAATGCTGATACCCGCATCTCTTAGACAGTTTTCCATTACCCGTACTACTCCAATTCCATCTGGGTGCGGTGCCGTCATATGGTAAGCATCACTGGACATTCCGCCGCCTATTACCTCTGCATATATTTTTGCTCCCCTTGCTTTGGCATGTTCGTATTCTTCAAGAATAAGTGCTCCAGCACCTTCTCCGAGTACAAAGCCATCCCTAGTTGCGTCAAAAGGTCTTGATGCAGATTCAGGACTATCATTACGGGTTGAAAGTGCATGCATAGCATTAAAACCGCCCATTCCCGCAATGGTCACAGCTGCCTCGCTACCTCCCGAAACAATTACGTCACAATGGCCCAATCTAATATAATTAAGGGCGTCTATCATTGCATTGGCTGATGATGCACATGCAGATACCGTGGTATAGTTCGGTCCCATAAATCCATGCTTGATGGAAATATTTCCAGGAGCGATATCAGCAATCATTTTTGGGATGAAAAATGGATTGAAACGTGGTGTACCATCCCCATTGGCATAGCCTATCACTTCATTCTGAAAAGTTTCAAGTCCGCCTATTCCAGCGCCCCAGATAACCCCTACCCTAAATTTATCGATTTTGTCAAGGTCTATTCCAGAATCTGCAATAGCCTCGTCCGATGAGACCAGGGCATACTGTGCAAACCTATCCAGTTTTCTTGCTTCTTTTCTATCGAAAAAATCTTGGGGGTCATATCCTTTAAGTTCACAGGCGAATTTAGTCTTGAACTTTTCCGTATCAAAATACGTAATCGGCGCGCAGCCGCTCTTGCCGTTCTTCAGTCCTTCCCAATAAGCCTCCAAATTGTTGCCTATGGGTGTAAGAGCACCCATTCCGGTAACTACTACTCGCTTTAACTGCATTGAACTATTTTTTATGCTTTAGGACCTAAATTAAAAAAAAATTATCCATGCGATCACCATCGCATGGATAATTTAGAATCTTTAGTAAGATATCATAAAATTACTTCGCTTCTTCTATATAGGTTATTGCTTGACCAACAGTTGCGATGTTTTCTGCCTGATCGTCCGGGATTTGAATATCAAATTCCTTCTCAAATTCCATGATAAGTTCAACAGTGTCCAAGGAATCCGCTCCTAAATCATTGGTAAAGCTAGCTTCTGGAACAACTTCATTCTCATCTACACCTAGTTTATCAACGATGATAGCCTTTACTCTTGATGCAATGTCTGACATAATTATATCGGTTTTTAAAATTTAATCGTGGCAAAAATATAAAACTTTGGATTAAATACACCATTTGTCGATAAATTGTGCCTTAAAATATGCATCTTATATTCTTGTGGACTACTTTAGCCTACTATAAGACTCGCTCTATTTAGTGAAATCCGTAATGAAGAAGATTGTCATCTTGGCCTCTGGAAGTGGCTCCAATGCAGAAAATATCATTTCTTTTTTTGAAAAAAATGATACTGTAAAAGTAGCTGCCGTTTTGACCAATAAAAAAAGTGCCAAAGTTTTGGAGCGCTGTGAACGCCTCAAAGTTCCAGCCTTTTTCTTCAATAAAGCGGCATTTTCCAATCCTGAAATTTTTATTGGCCTGCTGAAAGGCCTTAACCCTAATTTGATAATATTGGCAGGGTTCTTATGGAAAATACCCGCTTTTCTGATTAAGGAATTCCCGGATCAAATCATCAATATCCATCCTGCGTTATTGCCAAAATATGGTGGAAAAGGTATGTACGGGGCTAATGTTCATGAAGCCGTAAAGCGCAATTCAGATTCTGAAACAGGTATCACCATACACTACGTAAATGAGAATTATGATGAAGGAGGTATTATTTTTCAAGCGAGCACCACTATTTGCGAATCAGATGATGCCAATGCAATAGCTGAAAAAGTACATCGTCTAGAATACGAACACTTTCCCCTGATCATTGAAAAATTGCTAAAGTAGAATGGCAAATAAAAAGAAGTTTTATGTAGTCTGGAAAGGTAAACGAGAAGGTATTTATGAAACTTGGGCTGATTGCAAAGCACAGATAGAAGGTTTTAAAGGAGCGCAGTACAAATCATTTCAAGATTTTGCGGCAGCTAAAAAAGCCTTCAACGGCAACTATTTGGATTATAAGGGGAAATCCAAAGGGAAAAAAGAATTATCCCCAGAAGAACTATTAAAAATTGGAGAACCCGACTACAATTCTATTTCAGTTGACGCGGCATCTAGCGGAAATCCGGGCAGAATGGAATACCAAGGTGTAGATACGAAAACAAAAAAACTACTTTTTAAGCAAGGCCCATTCCCACAAGGAACAAATAATATTGGTGAGTTTCTAGCATTGGTCCATGGTTTGGCATTTCTAAAAAACAATAAAAGTTCCCGCATACTTTATTCAGATTCCAGAATCGCCATGAGTTGGGTAAGAAAGAAAAAATGTAGGACCAAATTAAAAAAGAATTCCAAGAACAAATCTCTTTTTGAACTCATTGATCGTGCCGAGAAATGGTTAGAGCAAAATTCATACAATACGCCCATTGTCAAATGGGAAACCAAAGCGTGGGGTGAAATCCCCGCTGATTTTGGTAGAAAATAATTTATATAATATTTAACTGGACTTCTTTTACTTAAATACCTAATAGCTGTCATAAATAGTATTGCTAAAGCGTATATTTGCACCAAATTTTAGAAATGGGCAAATTATTGGTTGTTGGAAGCGTTGCTTTTGATGATATCGAAACACCTTTTGGCAAAAGCGATAAAATATTGGGTGGCGCAGGAACTTTTATAGGTTTGGCAGCATCTCAATTTAATGTGGATTGTTCAGTGGTTTCGGTGGTGGGCGAGGATTTTCCGCAAGAATATCTGGATGTTTTTACTGATCATAATATTGATATTTCTGGAATAGAGATTGTAAAGGGAGGCAAAACTTTTTATTGGAAAGGAAAGTACCATAACGATTTAAATTCAAGGGATACCTTGATTACCGAGCTGAATACCATGGCCGATTTCAACCCGATCGTTCCGGAAGCTTTTAAAGATGCCGATGTGCTCATGCTCGGCAACCTCCATCCAAATATTCAGATAGGTGTAATAAATCAGATGAAATTACGACCAAAACTCATCATTCTGGATACGATGAATTTTTGGATGGACAATACATTACCTGAATTGATGCAGGTAATCGAAAAAATTGATGTCATAACTATAAATGACGAAGAGGCACGACAGTTAACAGGTGAATATTCATTGGTTAAAGCAGCTGCTAAAATACAGGATATGGGCCCTAAATATGTTGTTGTAAAAAAAGGAGAGCACGGAGCCCTTTTATTTAACAAGGAACATATTTTCTTTGCCCCGGCACTGCCCTTAGAGGAGGTTTTTGACCCAACAGGAGCAGGAGATACGTTTGCCGGTGGATTTTCAGGTTATCTGG encodes:
- the pyk gene encoding pyruvate kinase, with product MPTRKKTKIVATLGPATSKKEVLKKMMKAGVDVFRINFSHASYDDVSERIQMIRDLNEELGINTSILADLQGPKLRVGVMGGEAVVAPGDEITFVTGEPFEGSAKRVYMNYQSFPQDVKAGERILLDDGKLIFEVKSTNGKDEVKAVVVQGGPLKSKKGVNLPNTAISLPALTEKDIKDAIFAISLDVDWMALSFVRHSQDLLDLQNLINKHSEHKIPIIAKIEKPEAVDNIDKIVAYCDGLMVARGDLGVEVPAHEVPLIQKKLVLRAKKARIPVIIATQMMETMITSLTPTRAEVNDVANSVMDGADAVMLSGETSVGNYPVQVIEKMSSILVSVEGSSLINVPQTPPHIRTKRYITKSVCYHAATMANEIQAKAISTLTNSGYTAFQISAWRPSAHILVFTSNKRILTQLNLLWGVKAFYYDKYVSTDETIEDVNQIACKKGFLEVGDMLVSLAAMPIKEKGMVNTLRVTEIETCNF
- a CDS encoding IPExxxVDY family protein, yielding MSTTHRISADFYDDNFQLIAIHSGLEDFALAYAINFNCCLHLKRVEKDLQFAQDLSFSVFDWEDKINDRYWTLISNNCAVEVAVSSIGLFGNDTSFRKNYLIKEKKEVDYFLKIDGEKKSLVEDVKSINKIPKVVTAYPMAAQDLKSKRNLIF
- the rnc gene encoding ribonuclease III; translated protein: MKLTSKIFNSPPYKAGDFFLGMKKILGFKPKNLKIYKKAFLHRSVNKRDSDGNPMNYERLEFLGDSMLGTIISKHLYKEVPEGDEGYLTKMRSKIVSRKHLNELGKDLKLLHYVESRIPKSHFGENIHGNVFEALVGAIYLDRGYRYCEKFINEKVIDPYVDIEQLEGKVISYKSLVIEWCQKQKKTFNYDVYEDTGKDELKHFAVKLSIGGRTMAKARATSKKKAEEKASKRAYFALQSKIENQ
- the fabF gene encoding beta-ketoacyl-ACP synthase II: MQLKRVVVTGMGALTPIGNNLEAYWEGLKNGKSGCAPITYFDTEKFKTKFACELKGYDPQDFFDRKEARKLDRFAQYALVSSDEAIADSGIDLDKIDKFRVGVIWGAGIGGLETFQNEVIGYANGDGTPRFNPFFIPKMIADIAPGNISIKHGFMGPNYTTVSACASSANAMIDALNYIRLGHCDVIVSGGSEAAVTIAGMGGFNAMHALSTRNDSPESASRPFDATRDGFVLGEGAGALILEEYEHAKARGAKIYAEVIGGGMSSDAYHMTAPHPDGIGVVRVMENCLRDAGISIEEVDTINTHGTSTPLGDVAELKAISKVFGSHAPNININSTKSMTGHLLGAAGAIEAIASILAMENNMVPPTINHSTVDENIDSSLNLTLNKAQKRDVKVAMSNTFGFGGHNACVLFKKIG
- a CDS encoding acyl carrier protein translates to MSDIASRVKAIIVDKLGVDENEVVPEASFTNDLGADSLDTVELIMEFEKEFDIQIPDDQAENIATVGQAITYIEEAK
- a CDS encoding phosphoribosylglycinamide formyltransferase, which produces MKKIVILASGSGSNAENIISFFEKNDTVKVAAVLTNKKSAKVLERCERLKVPAFFFNKAAFSNPEIFIGLLKGLNPNLIILAGFLWKIPAFLIKEFPDQIINIHPALLPKYGGKGMYGANVHEAVKRNSDSETGITIHYVNENYDEGGIIFQASTTICESDDANAIAEKVHRLEYEHFPLIIEKLLK
- a CDS encoding viroplasmin family protein; the protein is MANKKKFYVVWKGKREGIYETWADCKAQIEGFKGAQYKSFQDFAAAKKAFNGNYLDYKGKSKGKKELSPEELLKIGEPDYNSISVDAASSGNPGRMEYQGVDTKTKKLLFKQGPFPQGTNNIGEFLALVHGLAFLKNNKSSRILYSDSRIAMSWVRKKKCRTKLKKNSKNKSLFELIDRAEKWLEQNSYNTPIVKWETKAWGEIPADFGRK
- a CDS encoding PfkB family carbohydrate kinase, giving the protein MGKLLVVGSVAFDDIETPFGKSDKILGGAGTFIGLAASQFNVDCSVVSVVGEDFPQEYLDVFTDHNIDISGIEIVKGGKTFYWKGKYHNDLNSRDTLITELNTMADFNPIVPEAFKDADVLMLGNLHPNIQIGVINQMKLRPKLIILDTMNFWMDNTLPELMQVIEKIDVITINDEEARQLTGEYSLVKAAAKIQDMGPKYVVVKKGEHGALLFNKEHIFFAPALPLEEVFDPTGAGDTFAGGFSGYLAETKNISFESLKNAIIHGSNLASFCVEKFGTERLIKLQKDEVDDRLLQFKDLTQFNIELT